One Chordicoccus furentiruminis DNA window includes the following coding sequences:
- a CDS encoding cyclophilin-like fold protein, with amino-acid sequence MNWEDNQAVAALRDMAREGDVTIQMSMYGGFEQAGSLGQNLPRDDKQTTTTSGDIVLYSGKWVFIAAPLLGSALAAFCYLGLAGKEKDKMADPNETAI; translated from the coding sequence GTGAATTGGGAAGACAACCAGGCTGTAGCAGCACTACGGGATATGGCCAGAGAAGGTGATGTTACAATCCAGATGTCAATGTATGGAGGTTTTGAGCAGGCAGGCTCATTAGGACAGAACTTGCCGCGAGATGATAAGCAGACAACAACGACTTCAGGTGACATTGTACTATACTCCGGAAAATGGGTTTTTATCGCAGCACCGCTTCTCGGAAGTGCTCTGGCTGCCTTCTGCTACCTTGGTCTGGCAGGGAAGGAAAAGGACAAAATGGCAGATCCGAATGAGACTGCCATTTGA